In Bradyrhizobium guangxiense, the following are encoded in one genomic region:
- a CDS encoding ABC transporter permease — MRETLTRLRYRYWPDHLLGEILSKRWTETAIPVILLLIVGFALSRSLEHFLSPSSLADTARQAGEIGFIGLGMALVVIVGGIDLSVGSIFALTDFCALYLLDVLNWPVPAVVVVTMIVGGLLGAVNGVLIGYLRLRAFITTLITLIIYRSAYDLLIQRYSNAIASAFPDIPSWDFIGGGTVLGIPSVALVYIAVAVFGHVFLTRLRPGWHITAIGGSRRSAYNSGIPVRRTIALCYVASGVLTSIGALFFAARLRTVGGDIGVGLEVIVLTATVLGGITLGGGKGSVVKSMVGVLIVLLVTNGLTAMNARGGVNRMALASILLVAAMVDIRWQKNRTRIISKVYVAPTYHALPPPPPTEIGKGGPFEQNDKLRDVALIGLGRIEAPEDVILDRNDVLYAGSRHGDIMRFFPPDYERMEVFAHIGGQPLGMAFDRQDNLYVCIGGMGLYRIKPDGTVEKATDETNRSIYSVNDDSRLRLADDLDITDDGLIFFSEATVRYEMDEWPVDGLEARGNGRIICYDTKTGTTHTALRGLKFPNGVAVASDGQSILFAETFGCSIKRYWFAGPKKDAVETVMDNLPGYPDNINLASDGNYWLALVGMRSPSLDLAWKMPGFRRRMAKRVPVDEWLFPNINTGCVVKFNEQGKILESFWDLRGLNHPMITSMREHRGYLYLGGIANNRIGRFKLDNADPNFVQYDKRWGKSS, encoded by the coding sequence ATGCGCGAGACACTGACCAGGCTACGATATCGCTACTGGCCGGACCATCTTCTCGGCGAGATCCTGTCCAAACGATGGACCGAAACCGCCATCCCGGTGATCCTGCTGCTGATCGTCGGTTTCGCGCTCAGCCGCTCACTCGAGCACTTCCTCTCCCCCTCGAGCCTCGCCGACACCGCGCGGCAGGCCGGCGAGATCGGCTTCATCGGCCTCGGCATGGCGCTGGTCGTCATCGTCGGCGGCATCGATCTGTCGGTCGGATCGATCTTCGCACTGACCGACTTCTGCGCGCTCTACCTGCTCGACGTGCTCAATTGGCCGGTCCCCGCCGTGGTGGTGGTCACCATGATCGTCGGCGGGCTGCTCGGCGCGGTGAACGGCGTGCTGATCGGGTATCTCAGGCTGCGCGCCTTCATCACCACCCTGATCACGCTGATCATCTACCGCTCGGCCTACGACCTGCTGATCCAGCGTTATTCCAACGCCATCGCGTCGGCCTTCCCCGACATTCCGTCATGGGACTTCATCGGCGGAGGAACCGTGCTCGGCATCCCCAGCGTCGCGCTGGTCTACATCGCCGTCGCGGTCTTCGGTCACGTCTTCCTGACGCGGCTGCGACCCGGCTGGCACATCACTGCCATCGGCGGATCGCGGCGCTCGGCCTACAATTCCGGCATCCCCGTCCGCCGCACCATCGCGCTCTGCTATGTGGCGAGCGGCGTGCTGACCAGCATCGGGGCGCTGTTCTTCGCGGCACGGCTCCGCACCGTCGGCGGCGATATCGGCGTCGGCCTCGAGGTGATCGTGCTGACGGCGACGGTGCTTGGCGGCATCACGCTCGGCGGCGGCAAGGGCTCGGTCGTCAAATCCATGGTCGGCGTGCTCATCGTTCTTCTCGTTACCAACGGCCTGACCGCCATGAATGCGCGCGGCGGTGTCAACCGCATGGCGCTGGCGTCGATCCTGCTGGTGGCTGCGATGGTCGACATCCGCTGGCAGAAGAACCGTACCCGCATCATCAGCAAGGTCTATGTCGCCCCGACCTACCATGCGCTGCCGCCACCGCCGCCGACCGAAATCGGCAAGGGTGGGCCGTTCGAGCAGAACGACAAGCTGCGTGACGTCGCGCTGATCGGGCTCGGCCGCATCGAGGCGCCCGAGGACGTCATTCTCGACCGCAACGACGTGCTCTACGCGGGATCGCGGCACGGCGACATCATGCGCTTCTTCCCGCCCGATTACGAGCGGATGGAAGTGTTCGCGCATATCGGCGGCCAGCCGCTCGGCATGGCGTTCGACCGGCAGGATAATCTCTATGTCTGTATCGGCGGCATGGGCCTCTATCGCATCAAGCCCGACGGCACCGTGGAGAAGGCCACCGACGAGACCAACCGCAGCATCTACTCCGTGAACGACGACAGCCGCCTGCGGCTTGCCGACGACTTGGACATCACCGACGACGGGCTGATCTTCTTCTCCGAGGCCACCGTCCGCTACGAGATGGACGAGTGGCCGGTCGACGGGCTGGAAGCACGCGGCAACGGCCGCATCATCTGCTACGACACCAAGACCGGCACGACCCATACCGCGCTGCGCGGCCTCAAATTCCCGAACGGCGTCGCAGTCGCCAGCGACGGACAATCCATCCTGTTCGCGGAGACGTTCGGCTGCTCGATCAAGCGCTATTGGTTCGCAGGTCCAAAAAAGGACGCCGTCGAAACCGTCATGGACAATCTGCCGGGCTACCCCGACAATATCAACCTCGCCTCGGACGGAAATTACTGGCTGGCGCTGGTCGGCATGCGCAGCCCCTCGCTCGACCTCGCCTGGAAAATGCCGGGCTTCCGCCGGCGCATGGCCAAGCGAGTGCCGGTCGACGAATGGCTGTTCCCGAACATCAATACGGGCTGCGTCGTCAAGTTCAACGAGCAGGGCAAGATCCTGGAATCGTTCTGGGACCTTAGGGGTCTCAACCATCCCATGATCACCTCGATGCGCGAGCACCGCGGCTATCTCTATCTCGGCGGCATCGCCAACAACCGGATCGGCCGCTTCAAGCTCGACAATGCCGATCCGAACTTCGTGCAGTACGACAAGCGCTGGGGGAAATCGTCGTGA
- a CDS encoding ABC transporter permease, protein MKRVRISQQEIVFAVFAALFLSFSVFLQGFLSADNMLTLLQNVAVLGILGLGMAIVVIGRGIDLSLIAALAVPGGLVLQMVQNGHSLPASLLSAGLLAIAIGLVNGWLIAYAEVPPLFATLATGLFVAGLGQAALFQLDVVQWSDGMAGFERLGQGSILGIPTSIVMFAIACVVVFVLLRKTRWGAYIYAIGDNPFAARVTGIPSRPIIVLQYVLAALIGCFAGLVMAASVNSMPTRIFNSTLIYDVILVVVLGGIGLSGGRGGVVNVIIGTLLIGTMLNGMTILNIPYAGQNLIKGLVLLIAVITDTFLNPRNEETAQQGDI, encoded by the coding sequence ATGAAGCGCGTTCGGATCAGCCAACAGGAAATCGTGTTTGCGGTCTTCGCTGCACTCTTCCTGAGCTTCTCGGTCTTCCTGCAGGGCTTTCTCTCCGCCGACAACATGCTGACATTGCTGCAGAACGTGGCAGTGCTGGGCATCCTCGGCCTGGGCATGGCGATCGTCGTGATCGGCCGCGGCATCGATCTGTCGCTGATCGCTGCCCTCGCGGTCCCCGGCGGCCTCGTGCTGCAGATGGTGCAAAACGGACACTCGCTGCCGGCTTCGTTGCTTTCGGCCGGCCTGCTGGCGATCGCGATCGGTCTCGTCAACGGCTGGCTCATCGCCTATGCGGAAGTGCCGCCTCTGTTCGCGACGCTGGCGACCGGCCTGTTCGTCGCCGGTCTCGGCCAGGCCGCCCTCTTCCAGCTCGACGTCGTGCAATGGAGCGACGGCATGGCCGGCTTCGAGCGGCTCGGCCAGGGCAGCATTCTCGGCATTCCCACGTCGATCGTCATGTTCGCAATCGCCTGCGTCGTGGTTTTCGTGCTGCTGCGTAAGACGCGCTGGGGCGCCTACATCTACGCGATCGGCGACAACCCGTTCGCGGCGCGCGTCACCGGCATCCCGTCGCGGCCCATCATCGTGCTGCAATATGTCCTTGCGGCGCTGATCGGCTGCTTTGCCGGCCTCGTGATGGCGGCGTCCGTCAACTCCATGCCGACCCGCATCTTCAACTCGACGCTGATCTACGACGTCATTCTCGTCGTCGTGCTCGGCGGGATCGGCCTGTCCGGCGGACGCGGCGGGGTCGTCAACGTCATCATCGGCACGCTGCTGATCGGAACGATGCTGAACGGAATGACGATCCTGAACATTCCCTATGCCGGCCAGAACCTCATCAAGGGCCTCGTGCTCCTGATCGCGGTCATCACCGACACGTTCCTCAATCCACGCAACGAAGAAACGGCCCAACAGGGCGACATCTGA
- a CDS encoding helix-turn-helix domain-containing protein: MDLVFTTEELDPAKRFAAWQDAICDHYVHVDVNAMKPADYQGFIREAQFGPVTMSDVFLSEQRISRRERHIAKLDKDCYYVQFLQQGSMDVLQAGQTLATSPGTGAIFSASEAYDLECSDRFRSLYLEIPRKEFSSRFAEGKMPFAATIATGRGLGRIAAEFCALLASEASSLEEAARARLGHELMDVLALALDMGDKDEFSEDATARKARLRSVKAWIEEHLTEPDLSLEKIARSNGVSLRHLHYLFRSTEMSVSEWILNRRLQRCYDALMRPELRALSVTEIAYRLGFSSSSHFSTVFRRKFGHSPSELRRRQMTSFE; encoded by the coding sequence ATGGATCTGGTGTTTACGACCGAGGAGCTGGACCCAGCCAAGCGCTTTGCGGCCTGGCAAGATGCCATCTGCGACCACTATGTCCATGTCGACGTGAACGCGATGAAGCCCGCCGACTATCAGGGCTTTATCCGCGAGGCGCAATTTGGCCCGGTCACGATGAGCGACGTCTTCTTGTCGGAGCAGCGGATATCGCGGCGCGAGCGGCACATCGCCAAGCTCGACAAGGACTGCTACTACGTCCAGTTTCTGCAACAGGGCAGCATGGACGTGCTCCAGGCCGGCCAGACGCTGGCGACCAGCCCGGGCACCGGCGCGATTTTCTCGGCCTCCGAGGCCTACGATCTGGAGTGCTCGGACCGCTTCCGGTCGTTGTACTTGGAGATCCCGCGCAAGGAGTTTTCGTCGCGCTTCGCCGAAGGAAAGATGCCGTTCGCGGCGACGATCGCGACCGGGCGGGGCTTGGGGCGGATCGCCGCCGAATTCTGCGCGCTGCTGGCATCGGAGGCATCAAGCCTGGAGGAGGCTGCACGAGCTCGGCTCGGTCATGAACTGATGGACGTTCTGGCGCTCGCGCTCGACATGGGCGACAAGGACGAGTTCTCGGAGGATGCGACGGCGCGGAAGGCACGCCTGCGCTCCGTCAAGGCCTGGATCGAGGAGCACCTGACCGAACCTGACCTGTCGCTGGAGAAGATTGCCAGGAGCAACGGCGTCTCGCTCCGGCATCTGCATTATCTGTTTCGGTCGACCGAGATGTCGGTGTCCGAATGGATCTTGAACCGCCGCCTGCAGCGTTGCTACGACGCGCTGATGCGCCCGGAGTTGCGCGCGCTGTCGGTGACTGAAATCGCCTATCGGCTGGGGTTCAGCAGCTCGTCGCATTTCAGCACGGTGTTTCGCAGGAAATTCGGGCACAGCCCGTCCGAGCTGCGCCGTCGGCAGATGACGTCGTTCGAGTAG
- a CDS encoding ATPase inhibitor subunit zeta: protein MTSFDKHKSAFETEFIAGEDLKFRARSRAVALLAQWAAYRLSQSAEATKALTQEILEADVANPAVEQTVDLVAAVLAPAGVLRQEVRQALDRFRTEAEADERVGRPRRGLVRGKFTLPDLENRLATLQNGALVRIDRVDYERLFGLNDAARGRLRNFARSHRCVASFADSAVLFRKQIAPVGECPEA from the coding sequence ATGACTTCGTTCGACAAGCACAAGAGCGCATTCGAGACCGAGTTCATCGCCGGAGAAGACTTGAAGTTCAGAGCCCGCAGCCGTGCGGTGGCATTGCTCGCGCAATGGGCAGCATATCGCCTCAGCCAGTCCGCAGAAGCCACCAAGGCGCTTACCCAAGAAATCTTGGAAGCCGACGTCGCGAATCCGGCCGTTGAGCAGACCGTGGATCTGGTCGCTGCGGTTCTTGCACCGGCCGGGGTTCTCAGGCAGGAGGTGCGCCAGGCGCTGGATCGCTTCCGAACGGAGGCCGAAGCCGACGAGCGCGTCGGTCGTCCGCGGCGAGGGTTGGTGCGCGGCAAGTTTACCCTACCCGATTTGGAGAACCGGTTGGCCACGTTGCAGAACGGGGCGCTCGTCCGGATCGACCGCGTTGATTATGAGCGCTTGTTCGGATTGAATGATGCCGCACGGGGACGCCTGCGCAATTTCGCCCGCAGTCATCGATGTGTCGCGAGCTTTGCAGATTCGGCCGTTCTGTTTCGCAAGCAGATCGCACCGGTCGGGGAATGCCCCGAAGCGTGA
- a CDS encoding glycosyl hydrolase family 17 protein translates to MLRAGRIYSLYVPLMLLLISLGVIAAVWSWLGMPVNLARAPIDPSDKVQCISYAPFRNHQTSLSPATQVSREQIAEDLAQLAKISNCIRIYATDLGLDQIPELASRAGLKVIQGIFLDKDQQKNQTQISTAIRLARDYPETIIALVVGNETLLRKDITVSDLIATIRSVKAQVSVPVTYADVWEFWLANRELYEAVDFVTIHILPYWENVPIPAESAAAHADKIRREIASAFPGKEILIGEIGWPSQGRMRESALPSPINQARVVSEVLGLARRENFRVNLFEAYDESWKRDIEGTVGGSWGLFEGERRTLKYPPGIAVSNHPLWKLQMCSGLALSAFAFGAAWLTLRRRPRASSLASWFAVGIVATTAGILFGVAAQKVFFESVGVGGWLLWSALLAAATMSPLLGAHAVMSGRPPPSFQQLFGPKGYRTESIWMSLYGLALTATAVIGAATAVALVFDPRNIDFPFAALTMAAVPFAAVALLNPLDKGSRPMAESLFAGLFVGAAIYVSFNEGPANWQALWTCAAYLLLAATLWRARA, encoded by the coding sequence ATGTTACGCGCCGGCCGCATCTATTCGCTCTACGTTCCGCTGATGCTCTTGCTGATATCGCTCGGCGTTATCGCTGCAGTCTGGAGCTGGTTGGGAATGCCAGTCAATCTGGCGCGCGCGCCGATCGATCCAAGCGACAAGGTCCAATGCATCTCATACGCCCCATTCCGCAACCACCAGACGTCGCTTTCGCCCGCCACCCAGGTATCGCGTGAGCAGATCGCGGAAGACCTTGCGCAGCTTGCGAAGATATCCAACTGCATCCGCATCTATGCGACCGATCTCGGCCTCGATCAGATCCCCGAGCTTGCATCCAGGGCAGGGCTGAAAGTGATCCAGGGAATCTTTCTCGACAAGGATCAGCAGAAGAATCAGACACAAATATCAACCGCGATACGCCTCGCCAGGGATTATCCCGAGACCATCATCGCACTGGTCGTCGGCAACGAGACATTGTTACGCAAGGATATAACGGTATCGGATCTGATAGCGACGATCCGCTCGGTCAAGGCGCAGGTCAGCGTCCCCGTCACCTATGCCGACGTCTGGGAGTTCTGGCTGGCCAATCGTGAACTCTATGAGGCCGTCGATTTCGTCACGATCCATATCCTGCCATATTGGGAGAATGTACCAATCCCGGCAGAGTCCGCCGCCGCGCATGCCGACAAAATTCGTCGAGAGATCGCGTCCGCGTTTCCGGGCAAGGAAATCCTGATCGGAGAGATCGGTTGGCCAAGCCAGGGACGGATGCGGGAATCGGCACTGCCTTCACCTATCAATCAGGCACGTGTGGTCTCGGAGGTTCTCGGTCTTGCTCGGCGCGAGAATTTCCGCGTCAACCTGTTTGAGGCCTACGACGAATCCTGGAAACGAGACATCGAGGGCACCGTGGGCGGGTCATGGGGCCTGTTCGAAGGCGAGCGGCGCACGTTGAAATATCCTCCGGGCATCGCCGTCAGCAATCACCCGCTCTGGAAGCTGCAAATGTGCAGTGGACTTGCGCTGTCCGCATTTGCCTTCGGTGCGGCTTGGTTGACCTTGCGTCGTAGACCCAGGGCATCCAGTCTGGCTTCCTGGTTCGCGGTCGGAATAGTGGCAACCACCGCCGGAATCCTGTTTGGAGTGGCTGCCCAAAAGGTATTCTTTGAGAGTGTCGGCGTGGGTGGTTGGCTCTTGTGGAGCGCTCTGCTGGCGGCAGCGACGATGTCCCCGCTGCTCGGCGCCCACGCCGTGATGTCGGGCCGCCCGCCGCCAAGTTTCCAGCAATTGTTCGGCCCGAAGGGCTACCGGACCGAATCGATATGGATGAGCCTTTACGGACTAGCCTTGACGGCGACCGCCGTGATCGGTGCGGCGACCGCGGTCGCGCTCGTATTTGATCCCCGTAATATCGATTTTCCCTTTGCCGCGCTCACCATGGCGGCGGTGCCTTTCGCAGCGGTGGCGCTGCTCAATCCGCTGGACAAGGGAAGCCGTCCCATGGCGGAGTCGCTGTTTGCCGGTCTGTTTGTCGGAGCGGCGATCTATGTGAGCTTCAACGAAGGGCCGGCGAACTGGCAGGCGCTGTGGACGTGCGCGGCCTACCTGTTGCTAGCCGCGACGCTGTGGCGGGCGCGGGCCTGA
- a CDS encoding universal stress protein — MSLASVMVYVDSQQQDEGQIAVAEGIADGFGAALLGISAVAIEPPFVAEGVIIEQTTAEDLERIRATLVAKEAWFRRIVRLPREKVEWRWAIDFPTEFLVEQSRAADLVVVRRSQLKAKSSHYLDAAGAMLRLGRPLLSVPVGVTRLSGDRIVVGWKDAREARLAVRDALPFLTRASQVTIAEICTATEQDAAHDRVRDVAGYLQRHGVNCQHEVRVHTAEPDAGYLVRLAADVGADLIVTGGYGHSRLGEWIFGGMTQSLLHQAPVCLLMSH; from the coding sequence ATGTCTCTTGCCAGCGTCATGGTCTATGTCGATTCCCAGCAGCAGGACGAAGGGCAGATCGCCGTCGCCGAAGGCATCGCGGACGGCTTTGGGGCAGCTCTGCTCGGCATCTCGGCGGTCGCGATAGAGCCTCCGTTCGTCGCCGAAGGCGTGATCATCGAGCAGACCACCGCGGAGGATCTCGAACGCATCCGGGCAACTCTTGTGGCCAAGGAGGCGTGGTTCAGGCGGATCGTTCGCCTGCCGCGCGAGAAGGTCGAATGGCGTTGGGCGATCGACTTTCCGACCGAGTTCCTGGTCGAGCAGTCCAGGGCGGCGGACCTCGTCGTGGTGCGGCGCAGTCAGCTGAAGGCCAAATCCTCTCATTACCTCGATGCGGCCGGAGCCATGTTGCGGCTGGGCCGTCCGCTCCTTTCGGTGCCGGTCGGCGTCACCAGATTGTCGGGCGATCGGATCGTGGTCGGCTGGAAGGATGCCCGCGAGGCGCGACTGGCCGTTCGCGATGCGCTGCCGTTTCTGACGCGGGCTTCGCAAGTCACGATCGCCGAAATCTGCACTGCGACCGAACAGGATGCGGCGCATGATCGGGTGCGGGACGTGGCCGGATATCTCCAGCGCCACGGCGTCAATTGCCAGCACGAGGTGCGCGTGCATACGGCGGAGCCCGACGCGGGCTATCTCGTCCGGCTGGCCGCCGACGTCGGGGCCGACCTCATCGTCACCGGCGGATATGGACATAGCCGGCTGGGGGAATGGATTTTCGGCGGCATGACGCAGAGCCTGCTGCATCAGGCTCCGGTCTGTCTTCTGATGTCGCATTGA
- a CDS encoding sugar ABC transporter substrate-binding protein — protein sequence MACIHKFALGSIAALALSAGAVPALAQQGLDEPFQKTFREALAGKTVAYVPVAMNFDLTEGWYAGLKKELEPFGVKFVIRDPNWNTNAGAQAVTSLISEKPAVMVIHNPDVQTYAKLLQRAENEGIYVIQINMGSAYRSSAFVGANWIEIGERQTEGVVKACQGKSNKIAIIQGALSAAASAYTLKGVENVLAKHPEIKVVSSQAADWDAAKAKAITQTVLKQNPDLCGIVGFWDGMDIGTAAAIKEAGLTGKVFLATSGGGERKGACELVKNGSFDLNMSYDVPTQAAQMAGTIKWLLSSGAKPGSVKGSEYTTLIPITKENADSQMACWNLSDLKK from the coding sequence ATGGCCTGCATCCATAAGTTCGCGCTCGGAAGTATCGCCGCATTGGCGCTTTCAGCCGGAGCGGTCCCGGCCCTCGCCCAACAGGGGCTCGACGAGCCGTTTCAGAAGACCTTCCGGGAAGCACTTGCCGGCAAGACCGTCGCCTATGTGCCGGTCGCGATGAACTTCGACCTGACCGAAGGCTGGTACGCCGGCCTCAAGAAGGAGCTCGAGCCGTTCGGCGTCAAGTTCGTCATTCGTGATCCCAACTGGAATACCAATGCGGGCGCGCAGGCCGTCACCTCGCTGATCTCGGAGAAGCCGGCGGTGATGGTGATCCACAACCCGGACGTCCAGACCTACGCCAAGCTGCTGCAGCGCGCCGAGAACGAGGGCATCTACGTCATCCAGATCAACATGGGCTCGGCCTATCGCAGCTCGGCCTTCGTCGGCGCCAACTGGATCGAGATCGGCGAGCGCCAGACCGAGGGCGTGGTGAAGGCCTGCCAGGGCAAGTCGAACAAGATCGCCATCATCCAGGGCGCGCTCTCCGCGGCCGCCAGCGCCTATACGCTCAAGGGCGTCGAGAACGTTCTCGCCAAGCATCCCGAGATCAAGGTCGTCTCCAGCCAGGCCGCCGATTGGGATGCGGCCAAGGCCAAGGCGATCACCCAGACGGTGCTGAAGCAGAACCCTGACCTCTGCGGCATCGTCGGCTTCTGGGACGGCATGGACATCGGCACCGCCGCCGCGATCAAGGAAGCCGGCCTGACCGGCAAGGTGTTCCTGGCCACCTCAGGCGGCGGCGAGCGCAAGGGCGCGTGCGAGCTCGTGAAGAACGGCTCGTTCGATCTCAACATGAGCTACGACGTGCCGACACAGGCGGCGCAGATGGCCGGCACCATCAAATGGCTGTTGTCGTCAGGTGCCAAGCCGGGCTCGGTCAAGGGCTCCGAATACACCACGCTGATTCCGATCACCAAGGAGAATGCCGACAGCCAAATGGCGTGCTGGAATCTCTCTGACCTCAAGAAGTGA
- a CDS encoding CBS domain-containing protein — MQAQDVMIAPVVTVGADATVRHVAKILLERHISAVPVVDADNNILGIVTEGDLLHRSESGTERQYAWWLRLLAGDAQMANDYVKSHAVKVKDIMTREVVTASPETPLSDIAMLLENRQIKTVPIVNRQGQLVGIVSRANLLQAVASARPKLEISLPDATIRKKFLDEIKNQPWAHTFNLNATVKDGVIDLWGFAPSVAERTAIRVAAEAIPGVVLVNDHLLETPAFVY; from the coding sequence ATGCAAGCACAGGACGTGATGATTGCACCGGTGGTGACCGTCGGCGCGGATGCGACCGTTCGCCATGTCGCCAAGATCCTGCTCGAGCGCCACATCAGCGCAGTGCCTGTCGTCGATGCGGACAACAACATCCTCGGGATCGTAACCGAAGGCGACCTCCTGCATCGAAGCGAATCCGGAACCGAGCGCCAATATGCCTGGTGGCTTCGCCTCTTGGCCGGCGACGCGCAAATGGCGAACGACTACGTCAAATCGCATGCGGTCAAGGTCAAGGATATCATGACGCGCGAGGTCGTCACTGCCAGTCCAGAGACGCCGCTAAGCGACATCGCGATGCTGCTTGAGAACCGCCAGATCAAAACTGTGCCCATCGTCAACAGGCAGGGTCAACTCGTCGGGATCGTCAGCCGGGCCAATCTGCTGCAGGCCGTCGCAAGCGCCAGGCCCAAGCTGGAGATTTCGCTTCCGGACGCGACAATCAGGAAGAAATTCCTCGATGAGATCAAGAATCAACCCTGGGCCCACACGTTCAACCTGAACGCGACCGTCAAAGACGGCGTCATCGACCTCTGGGGCTTCGCGCCATCCGTGGCAGAACGCACGGCCATCCGCGTAGCGGCCGAGGCGATCCCGGGCGTAGTTCTGGTGAATGATCATTTGCTCGAGACCCCGGCTTTCGTTTACTGA